In one Lolium rigidum isolate FL_2022 chromosome 3, APGP_CSIRO_Lrig_0.1, whole genome shotgun sequence genomic region, the following are encoded:
- the LOC124704429 gene encoding uncharacterized protein LOC124704429, which yields MEGLQRRPAAAAANARGEGAQQPQRVIHCDVEPAPRAWPGMQMLAVAAILVLGGLQFLPATHFRLHQDRGRNWIPIDPSLHAADHQVVGVHIISWISCLDLRTLAVLTNSTLSSSSDPHDVSFTFLTPEGGNEQLPYYKIKSVLPDSNITVTSQKKTKEKLNVATPAGNFLWSFQSELSPIIIATQFSRKRHVYISTDSIVKGKVEDLAPIDLGSYAISAAEDCSKRLGDYISMDVLSAVQRTAPKGLVYTEPFDKDTCLLDFDVLIVEPRNLKRNLVDSIAFWAKAVNLASHRDSIRLAITLAFYADYLKLPTNWKRANDNTDILYYDGPKNVCSEDGRQHEEKGSGEAWQQYLSQKSDAILST from the exons ATGGAAGGCCTCCAGCGCCGtcccgcggcggccgccgcgaaCGCGAGGGGCGAGGGGGCGCAGCAGCCCCAGCGCGTCATCCACTGCGACGTCGAGCCGGCGCCGCGGGCGTGGCCGGGGATGCAGATGCTGGCCGTCGCCGCCATCCTCGTGCTCGGGGGCCTCCAGTTCCTGCCGGCCACCCACTTCCGCCTCCACCAAGACCGCGGCCGCAACTGGATCCCCATCGACCCCTCGCTCCACGCCGCG GATCACCAGGTTGTAGGTGTGCACATCATCTCTTGGATAAGCTGTCTGGATCTACGTACTCTTGCTGTGCTGACAAACTCCACCCTGTCCAGCTCAAG TGATCCACATGATGTATCCTTCACTTTCTTGACACCTGAAGGAGGCAATGAGCAATTGCCCTACTACAAGATAAAATCAGTACTACCTGATTCAAATATTACTGTTACTAG TCAAAAGAAAACCAAGGAAAAGCTAAATGTTGCCACTCCAGCGGGAAACTTCTTATGGTCATTCCAGAGTGAGCTGTCACCAATCATTATCGCAACTCAGTTCTCACGAAAGAGACATGTTTATATCTCAACAGACTCAATTGTAAAG GGAAAAGTTGAAGACCTTGCTCCCATTGACTTAGGCAGTTACGCCATCAGTGCTGCTGAAGATTGTAGCAAGCGCCTTGGTGATTACATCAGTATGGATGTTCTGAGTGCTGTTCAAAGAACAGCCCCAAAAGGTTTGGTATATACTGAACCTTTTGACAAGGACACGTGCTTACTTGATTTTGATGTGCTTATTGTGGAGCCACGCAATCTGAAGAGGAATCTGGTTGACTCTATCGCATTCTGGGCCAAGGCTGTCAACCTAGCTAGTCATAG GGATAGCATTAGGTTGGCAATTACTCTGGCCTTCTATGCCGATTATCTGAAGCTCCCTACCAACTGGAAGCGCGCAAATGATAACACAGACATTCTCTACTACGATGGACCCAAGAATGTTTGCTCTGAAGATGGCCGTCAGCATGAAGAAAAAGGCTCCGGCGAGGCCTGGCAGCAGTACCTCAGTCAGAAGTCCGATGCTATCTTGAGCACCTGA
- the LOC124697544 gene encoding protein FAR-RED IMPAIRED RESPONSE 1-like, whose product MSDSEPIPLPPASSSNLPPPEPNELLFRGYLLLCQVGDASEEDDPPPAPARMPDNSRCRSMMEVVKKDGSDVVGKWKVSKIVVDHNHELKYLKYVTLKGAFRLDFKGFTNHLATSLQSPTRQRLTLVLSAWNTVPFGFPHTLLHPSRLPLSLAGGRSQGKTPPPHTGSPPPLQPPPHSSCRAISNPAQNPTPTMSAAAPPPPPPATSSDPPPPPPPPDPDGPLSRGYLSLRQAGAASDDDDDPAPAPGPPGDSRCRAMMEVVRKDGADADAGGKWKVSKLLLDHNHDLQASAAAPAVPALGMEFDSVHDAKGVYYGYGDAAGFKARTGSNRRSAGTGAMIMQRFLCCRGNYSYRRGKSAKDLDAAKDLDAAKDLQDGGAVGNEEGISGGSKKRGRKPGKKTTQAIEPEKGVVMTYSVQNGQGVPTGRMDLQRGRGKKDAAEKNVDSVVEPLQENGEAAGVAQDRAHDPDVDNAVEDEMEKVAEVKEKRGRGRPRKAVVTEGSALQACAPSDLGVTAASQSTSDERKNLLNKYLSKRQSRPAAGRPAKIVSRQALAERRQRGDGGRFLASEGVQPSGQPSERRSKRLEKQNPKKEEMPESKEDEIIEAEPDPETEVVAGPGGQPKVGMVFLNEDKAYEFYVSYGGTAGFNVRKGCSEKASKNVRISRAYVCSKEGFRPKTFTAEPKKQRPETRTGCQAHMTVKITTSGKYVVTEYVADHNHDLEAPLVDIQIVRSHNLLAKLQQPPDPPKVVLIPDDYKNYIRTRRTKDMQLGDARAICEYLQRMKGENPSFFYSIQVDEEDQFTNVFWADVKSMMDYNYFGDVVCVDTRYSTSDYGRPLLLFIGVNNHKQPIIFGAAFIYDESVESFKWLFETFKSAMSGKQPKTVLTDRSTSVRDAVASAWPGTVHRFSVLHLYQNATKLLRDTFQCSETFAHDFSRSLYDYEEEVDFLSSWEILLEKYNLKDNEWLSKLYEDRERWALPYGRDIFCGAIAGTLRSDNTDAILTDILKTEIDLPYFFNRYDRFLEEKRLAEQQADYLAVQMTQRVAPLRLLWQAANAYTPTLFEMFKSEFELILDCMVYNCGEIGPISEYEVTVKNRPRAHFVRFDSSQYMVVCSCKKFETVGLPCCHVLKVLEIRNIKEIPPHYILKRWRKDAQSEPSKENCGSAVVDEDPKFSMSKRYNSLYRTLYKVAAKAAENVEAHTFMESQYDQLLEQVELVLQAKLHDKPSLSTILKSHQQNLLQNDTTNIEPQRASTKKKKNAETRRRQQSPLESSKKKKGRQGPVELDEAELPLTVVVPPAISNAIPNHIRTPTNQFLEPSHMMQAPYVTQQFGLNSLQGFAGMSPFGQMQEPSHVHLQQPHLQQPPFHSVPQMHEAPPPDIQSLQFLSSNTQLGHQTTDQGQYTIPVWDFL is encoded by the exons ATGTCCGACTCGGAGCCAATCCCATTGCCGCCAGCGAGCTCCTCTAATCTTCCCCCACCGGAGCCCAACGAGCTGCTCTTCCGCGGGTACCTCTTGCTCTGCCAGGTTGGTGATGCCAGCGAGGAGGACGATCCTCCGCCCGCGCCGGCGAGGATGCCCGACAATAGCAGGTGCAGGTCTATGATGGAGGTGGTGAAGAAGGACGGGTCCGACGTGGTGGGCAAGTGGAAGGTGTCCAAGATCGTGGTGGATCACAACCACGAGCTCAAATATCTAAAATACGTTACGCTCAAAGGGGCCTTTAGACTAGATTTTAAGGGATTTACCAACCACCTG GCCACATCACTTCAGAGCCCCACGCGCCAGAGACTGACGCTCGTACTCTCAGCCTGGAACACGGTACCTTTTGGGTTCCCCCACACCCTTCTCCACCCCAGCCGTCTCCCACTCTCGCTCGCCGGCGGCCGCAGCCAGGGCAAGACGCCTCCTCCCCACACCGGATCTCCACCTCCCCTCCAGCCCCCTCCTCACTCCTCTTGCCGCGCCATTTCAAACCCCGCCCAAAACCCTACCCCGACCAtgtccgccgccgcgccgccgccgccgccgcccgcgaccTCCTCCgatccgcccccgcccccgcccccgccggaCCCCGACGGGCCGCTCTCCCGCGGCTACCTCTCGCTCCGCCAGGCCGGCGccgccagcgacgacgacgacgaccccgcGCCCGCGCCGGGGCCGCCCGGCGACAGCAGGTGCAGGGCGATGATGGAGGTGGTGCGGAAGGACGGGGCCGACGCGGACGCGGGGGGCAAGTGGAAGGTCTCCAAGCTCCTGCTCGACCACAACCACGACCTCCAGGCCTCCGCTGCCGCCCCCGCCGTGCCGGCCCTCGGGATGGAGTTCGACTCCGTCCACGACGCCAAGGGCGTCTACTACGGGTACGGCGACGCCGCCGGGTTCAAGGCGCGGACCGGCTCCAACCGCCGCTCCGCCGGCACGGGCGCCATGATCATGCAGCGGTTCCTCTGCTGCAGGGGCAACTACTCATATAGGAGGGGCAAATCCGCCAAGGATCTGGATGCTGCCAAGGATCTGGATGCTGCCAAGGATCTGCAGGATGGCGGCGCTGTGGGAAATGAGGAGGGGATTTCTGGTGGCTCTAAGAAGAGGGGCCGCAAGCCCGGGAAGAAGACCACGCAGGCGATCGAGCCGGAGAAGGGTGTTGTTATGACATATTCCGTACAGAATGGGCAAGGGGTTCCTACTGGTAGGATGGATCTGCAGAGAGGTAGGGGTAAAAAGGATGCTGCGGAGAAGAATGTCGATTCTGTTGTCGAACCATTGCAAGAAAATGGTGAGGCGGCGGGTGTTGCACAAGATCGTGCCCACGACCCGGATGTCGATAATGCTGTTGAGGATGAAATGGAGAAGGTGGCGGAGGTgaaggagaagagagggaggGGGAGGCCCAGAAAGGCTGTTGTTACAGAGGGCAGCGCCCTGCAGGCATGTGCGCCGAGCGATCTCGGCGTGACGGCGGCTTCGCAGTCCACTAGCGACGAAAGGAAGAACTTACTCAATAAGTATCTCTCCAAGCGACAGAGCAGACCTGCTGCAGGAAGGCCTGCCAAG ATTGTCTCCCGCCAAGCGTTGGCGGAAAGGCGTCAGCGTGGTGATGGAGGTAGATTTCTGGCAAGCGAAGGAGTGCAG CCTTCAGGGCAACCTTCAGAAAGGCGTTCCAAACGTCTTGAGAAGCAGAATCCTAAAAAAGAAGAGATG CCTGAGAGTAAAGAAGATGAAATAATTGAAGCAGAACCGGATCCAGAAACTGAAGTAGTTGCTGGGCCTGGAGGACAGCCGAAAGTTGGAATGGTTTTCCTGAATGAAGACAAGGCCTATGAGTTTTATGTCAGCTATGGTGGAACTGCAGGATTCAATGTCCGAAAAGGATGCTCCGAGAAAGCATCAAAGAATGTTAGGATATCTCGGGCTTATGTGTGTTCTAAAGAGGGATTCCGCCCTAAAACTTTTACTGCCGAGCCAAAGAAACAGCGACCAGAAACAAGAACTGGCTGCCAAGCACACATGACTGTTAAAATCACAACTAGCGGCAAATATGTAGTGACTGAGTATGTAGCTGATCATAATCATGATCTTGAAGCACCCTTGGTGGACATTCAGATTGTGAGATCACATAATTTATTAGCAAAGTTACAGCAGCCGCCAGATCCACCAAAAGTTGTTTTGATACCAGATGATTATAAAAATTACATTAGGACAAGGCGCACGAAAGATATGCAATTGGGTGATGCTCGGGCGATTTGTGAGTATTTACAGAGGATGAAAGGCGAGAATCCTTCTTTCTTTTATTCCATTCAGGTGGATGAAGAAGACCAATTCACAAATGTATTCTGGGCAGATGTTAAATCAATGATGGATTATAACTACTTTGGAGATGTAGTTTGTGTTGACACAAGGTATAGCACAAGTGATTACGGTAGGCCTCTATTGTTGTTCATTGGAGTTAACAACCATAAGCAGCCAATCATATTTGGTGCGGCATTTATTTATGATGAATCAGTTGAATCTTTCAAGTGGTTGTTTGAAACATTCAAATCTGCTATGAGCGGAAAGCAGCCAAAAACAGTTTTGACTGACCGCTCTACATCAGTAAGGGATGCAGTTGCTTCTGCTTGGCCAGGGACTGTCCACCGTTTCTCAGTGTTGCATTTGTATCAAAATGCTACCAAGCTATTAAGGGATACATTCCAATGCTCAGAGACTTTTGCCCATGATTTTAGTAGGTCTTTGTATGACTATGAGGAGGAGGTGGACTTCTTATCAAGCTGGGAAATCCTCTTGGAGAAATACAATCTGAAGGATAATGAGTGGCTAAGTAAATTGTATGAGGATAGAGAAAGATGGGCTTTGCCTTATGGGCGTGATATATTCTGCGGGGCTATTGCAGGCACACTTCGAAGTGATAACACGGATGCCATCCTTACAGATATTCTTAAAACAGAAATTGATCTTCCGTACTTCTTTAACAGATATGATAGATTTTTGGAGGAGAAACGTCTAGCTGAACAACAAGCTGACTACCTTGCTGTTCAAATGACACAGAGGGTAGCACCTCTGCGTTTACTTTGGCAAGCTGCTAATGCATATACTCCTACACTGTTTGAGATGTTCAAGTCTGAATTTGAATTGATCTTGGATTGCATGGTCTATAACTGTGGTGAAATTGGACCCATATCTGAGTATGAGGTAACTGTCAAAAACAGGCCTCGGGCTCATTTTGTTAGATTTGACTCGTCACAATATATGGTTGTTTGTAGCTGCAAGAAGTTTGAAACTGTAGGTCTTCCATGTTGCCATGTACTGAAAGTTCTTGAGATCAGAAATATTAAAGAAATTCCACCACACTATATTTTGAAAAGATGGCGAAAGGATGCTCAGAGTGAACCTTCAAAGGAGAATTGTGGTTCTGCTGTTGTGGATGAAGATCCCAAGTTCTCCATGTCTAAAAGGTACAACTCACTGTATCGAACTTTATATAAAGTTGCAGCAAAGGCTGCAGAAAATGTTGAAGCTCATACATTTATGGAGAGCCAATATGATCAGCTCCTGGAGCAAGTCGAGCTTGTTTTGCAAGCAAAGCTGCATGATAAACCTTCCTTAAGCACTATCCTGAAAAGTCATCAGCAAAATTTGCTTCAGAACGATACCACCAACATTGAACCTCAAAGAGCAAgtactaagaaaaagaaaaatgcagAGACGCGTCGCCGGCAGCAAAGTCCTCTTGAATCAAGTAAGAAGAAAAAGGGTAGACAAG GTCCAGTGGAGCTCGACGAGGCTGAACTCCCACTTACGGTGGTTGTTCCTCCCGCAATATCGAATGCCATTCCAAATCACATTAGGACTCCGACCAACCAGTTTCTTGAACCAAGCCATATGATGCAG GCACCTTATGTCACACAGCAGTTCGGCcttaactctcttcaaggatttgCTGGCATGTCACCGTTTGGTCAG ATGCAGGAACCATCACATGTTCACCTTCAGCAACCTCATCTACAACAACCACCCTTTCATAGTGTTCCTCAAATGCACGAG GCTCCCCCTCCAGATATCCAGTCATTGCAGTTCCTTAGCAGCAATACTCAGCTAGGCCACCAGACAACAGATCAAGGCCAGTACACCATCCCAGTCTGGGATTTCCTGTGA